From one Candidatus Hydrogenedentota bacterium genomic stretch:
- the rpsU gene encoding 30S ribosomal protein S21 — protein sequence MTKVRVKSDEPFEKALRRFKKKCNKEGLMQRLKEMKHYEKPSERRRRKLAKAIARARQDQAE from the coding sequence GTGACGAAAGTGCGCGTCAAATCAGACGAGCCCTTTGAAAAGGCACTCCGCCGGTTCAAGAAAAAGTGCAATAAGGAAGGGCTGATGCAGCGGCTTAAAGAGATGAAACATTACGAAAAGCCCAGCGAGCGCCGCCGCCGCAAGCTCGCAAAAGCTATTGCGCGTGCCCGGCAGGATCAAGCTGAATAA
- the xylB gene encoding xylulokinase, with product MSMVLGLDVGTSGTKAVAIDASGNLVASALVEYPLLTPKPGWAEQPPAEWKRAALEALTMLAHSPNVNAADVRGLGLTGQMHGSVFLDKDNRVLRNAILWCDQRTAPQCAHITETVGEKRLIEMVCNPALTGFTAPKILWLRDNEPGVYEKVRKVLLPKDYVRYELTGAFATDVADASGTLLFDVKNRTWHTELMSMLDIPADFMPRAFEGPEVTGTLSKAAAAATGLPAGIPVVAGGGDQAAGGVGCGIVRTGVISSTVGTSGVVFAFADKVSLDPKGRVHTFCHSVPGKWHVMGVVLSAGGSLRWYRDALCAEEKARAAETGRDPYEYITESAASVPLGAEGLLFLPYLTGERTPHKDPYARGAFVGLSLRHGKPHMARAVLEGVAYAMRDSLEIIREMGVPIEQVRASGGGAKSPFWRQIQADVNGAPLVVINVDEGPAYGAAILATVTTGLYASVEEACDAIINVVDTCKPAAANTKQYDSWFAEYQKAYTALAPGFHRAAELLS from the coding sequence ATGAGCATGGTACTTGGTCTTGATGTCGGCACAAGCGGCACTAAAGCGGTGGCTATCGATGCCTCGGGCAACCTTGTGGCGTCGGCGCTGGTCGAGTATCCGCTCTTGACGCCGAAGCCGGGCTGGGCGGAGCAGCCTCCGGCTGAGTGGAAACGCGCGGCACTCGAAGCGCTCACGATGCTGGCACATTCGCCCAACGTGAATGCGGCCGACGTCAGAGGCCTCGGCCTTACAGGTCAGATGCACGGGTCGGTCTTTCTCGACAAGGACAACCGCGTCTTGCGGAATGCCATCCTCTGGTGCGATCAGCGCACCGCGCCCCAATGCGCCCACATCACCGAAACGGTTGGCGAGAAGCGGCTCATCGAGATGGTCTGTAATCCCGCGCTGACGGGTTTCACCGCACCGAAAATCCTCTGGCTGCGCGACAACGAGCCGGGAGTTTACGAGAAGGTCCGCAAGGTTCTTTTGCCCAAGGATTACGTGCGTTACGAATTGACTGGCGCGTTCGCCACGGATGTCGCCGACGCTTCGGGAACGCTGCTGTTCGATGTCAAGAACCGCACGTGGCACACCGAACTGATGTCGATGCTCGATATCCCCGCGGACTTCATGCCGAGGGCGTTCGAGGGTCCCGAGGTTACGGGGACGCTGTCGAAAGCCGCGGCGGCGGCGACCGGACTTCCCGCGGGCATTCCGGTAGTGGCGGGCGGTGGAGACCAGGCCGCGGGGGGCGTGGGGTGCGGCATTGTGCGCACGGGGGTTATCTCGTCGACGGTGGGCACGAGCGGCGTGGTGTTCGCGTTTGCCGACAAGGTGAGCCTCGATCCCAAGGGCCGCGTGCACACTTTCTGCCACTCGGTGCCGGGCAAATGGCACGTCATGGGTGTGGTGTTGAGCGCGGGCGGTTCGTTGCGGTGGTACCGCGACGCGCTTTGCGCCGAAGAAAAAGCCCGGGCGGCCGAGACCGGCAGGGACCCTTACGAATACATCACGGAATCGGCAGCGTCCGTGCCTCTGGGCGCCGAGGGGTTGTTGTTCCTGCCGTACCTGACCGGCGAACGGACGCCGCACAAGGACCCCTACGCGAGGGGGGCTTTCGTGGGCCTGTCGTTGCGTCATGGGAAACCCCATATGGCGCGGGCGGTGCTCGAGGGCGTCGCCTATGCCATGCGTGACAGCCTCGAGATCATTCGCGAGATGGGCGTGCCTATCGAGCAGGTACGAGCTTCGGGCGGCGGCGCGAAGAGCCCTTTCTGGCGGCAGATTCAGGCGGACGTGAACGGCGCGCCGCTTGTCGTGATCAACGTCGATGAAGGCCCGGCATACGGCGCCGCCATCCTCGCAACCGTCACGACGGGGCTGTACGCGAGCGTCGAGGAAGCCTGCGACGCCATCATTAACGTAGTTGATACCTGCAAACCCGCCGCGGCGAACACGAAGCAGTACGACAGCTGGTTCGCCGAGTATCAGAAGGCCTATACGGCCCTTGCGCCGGGGTTCCACCGTGCCGCAGAACTCTTATCGTGA
- a CDS encoding RluA family pseudouridine synthase, translating into MPQNSYRETVEEGSDGLRLDVFLTECVEDASRSFIQKAIKGSLVTVNGQVCKRPSRCVALGDVIDAELPPQPTTELTPENIPLEVLYEDADVLVVNKPAGLVVHPAPGHGGGTLVNAVLFHCPDFQRPGEDVTRPGIVHRLDRDTSGVMVVAKSPRAYQSLGRQAREHAFERCYLALAQGEFPEERGRINAAVGRSMTDRKRMSVTGAHSREAITNFEVLERFGVACLVRLQLETGRTHQIRVHLRFAGHPVLGDPVYGVVDFRSWNVSDATKAALHKLEGQALHAALLGFAHPADGKVMRFQTALPSDFQAALDALRREVAGQFRS; encoded by the coding sequence GTGCCGCAGAACTCTTATCGTGAGACCGTCGAGGAGGGGTCCGACGGACTCCGGCTCGACGTGTTCCTGACCGAGTGTGTCGAGGACGCCTCGCGCTCGTTCATCCAGAAAGCCATCAAAGGCAGCCTGGTGACCGTCAACGGACAGGTCTGCAAGCGGCCCAGCCGCTGCGTGGCCTTGGGCGACGTGATCGACGCAGAGTTGCCGCCCCAGCCAACGACGGAACTGACGCCGGAGAATATCCCTCTCGAGGTCCTATACGAAGATGCCGACGTGCTGGTGGTCAACAAGCCTGCAGGGTTAGTCGTCCACCCGGCGCCCGGCCACGGCGGCGGCACCCTTGTGAATGCTGTGTTGTTCCATTGTCCTGATTTTCAGCGGCCGGGAGAAGATGTCACGCGGCCGGGGATCGTGCACCGGCTTGACCGCGACACCTCGGGTGTGATGGTGGTGGCCAAGAGCCCGCGGGCGTATCAGTCGCTGGGCCGGCAGGCCCGAGAGCACGCCTTCGAACGGTGCTATCTCGCTCTGGCGCAGGGCGAATTTCCGGAGGAGCGCGGGCGCATCAACGCAGCCGTGGGCCGCAGCATGACGGATCGGAAACGGATGTCCGTGACGGGTGCGCACAGCCGCGAGGCCATCACCAACTTCGAGGTTCTCGAGCGGTTCGGCGTGGCGTGTCTGGTAAGGCTTCAGCTTGAGACGGGACGTACGCACCAGATCCGGGTTCACCTGCGGTTTGCCGGTCATCCGGTGCTCGGCGACCCCGTATACGGCGTGGTGGATTTCCGGAGTTGGAATGTCTCGGATGCGACAAAAGCGGCCCTGCACAAACTCGAGGGGCAGGCGCTCCATGCCGCGTTGCTGGGTTTCGCGCATCCCGCCGATGGCAAGGTGATGCGGTTTCAGACCGCTCTCCCATCCGATTTCCAGGCCGCGCTCGACGCCCTGCGTCGCGAGGTCGCCGGCCAGTTCCGATCCTGA
- a CDS encoding M50 family metallopeptidase, whose translation MRYPVSGVSTTARPRLARTVAAALKGLDWRETALLAALAVVLVFLWDSWLLYPLRILVVFFHEMSHGLAALLTGGGIRAIHLHPEAGGMCVTTGGIPFLVISAGYLGSLVWGGALMLLSRKSRWVNPLTAGLGIFLLAAAAVLVREVFGFGFLFCAGAGAALAAMGLKLPAWVNAFVLRLVGLASCMYAIVDIKADILDRSHPATDATLLAERTGIPAWAWGLFWMVLALAISGVLLVAACGKTVPAPNAGKK comes from the coding sequence GTGCGATATCCAGTCTCCGGAGTAAGCACGACGGCGCGGCCGCGGCTCGCAAGAACCGTTGCCGCGGCCCTGAAAGGCCTCGACTGGCGCGAAACCGCGTTGCTTGCGGCGCTGGCGGTGGTGCTCGTCTTCCTGTGGGATTCATGGCTCTTGTACCCGCTTCGTATCCTCGTGGTTTTCTTTCACGAAATGAGCCACGGCCTCGCCGCGCTTCTGACGGGCGGCGGAATCCGGGCTATTCACCTTCATCCCGAAGCTGGAGGCATGTGCGTCACGACGGGCGGCATCCCGTTCCTGGTCATCTCGGCAGGCTACCTTGGCAGCCTCGTTTGGGGCGGCGCGCTCATGCTCTTGTCCCGCAAATCCAGGTGGGTCAATCCGCTTACCGCCGGTTTGGGCATTTTCCTCCTGGCCGCGGCGGCGGTGCTGGTGCGGGAGGTGTTCGGCTTCGGCTTCCTGTTTTGCGCGGGCGCCGGCGCCGCACTCGCCGCCATGGGCCTCAAACTGCCCGCGTGGGTCAACGCCTTCGTCTTGCGGCTTGTCGGGCTTGCCAGTTGCATGTATGCGATCGTCGACATCAAGGCGGACATCCTCGACCGTTCTCATCCCGCCACCGACGCGACCCTCCTCGCCGAGCGCACCGGCATTCCCGCCTGGGCATGGGGACTGTTCTGGATGGTTCTCGCGCTCGCGATCTCCGGCGTGCTGCTTGTCGCTGCGTGCGGAAAGACCGTGCCGGCCCCAAACGCCGGCAAGAAGTGA
- a CDS encoding sugar phosphate nucleotidyltransferase, whose amino-acid sequence MKAIIMVAGKSTRTYPLTLTRPKPLLKVVNKPVLAWHLEALRNLVDEAILVVGYRKEMVREAFGGAYEGLPLRYVEQTEQLGTGHAILQCEKHVDGPFIALNGDDLYAPGDLQSLANAANAALAKRVADPRGYGVLEVDASGRLRRLVEKPPDPASDLVNAGAYVLTPEVFDLLRGVRPSERGEIEVTSAIQTMAGRGAFHIVEMKGYWLPIGYPWHLLEANEYLLHEMTPQLEGEVSPRAELNGPVHVGKGSVIRGGVVIDGPAYVGENCSVGPNSWLRAGATLCNGCRVGQACEVKNSILFDGSAVPHLSYVGDTIIGERSNFGAGTITANVRHDGDTVKSLVKGELIDTGRHKLGAIVGDGVHTGINTCLYPGRKLWPGTSTRPGEAVSCDIQSPE is encoded by the coding sequence GTGAAGGCAATCATCATGGTCGCGGGCAAATCCACCCGCACGTATCCGTTGACGCTCACACGGCCGAAACCGCTCCTGAAGGTCGTCAACAAGCCCGTTCTGGCGTGGCACCTCGAAGCCTTGCGAAACCTCGTCGACGAGGCCATCCTCGTGGTCGGGTACCGCAAGGAAATGGTCCGCGAAGCGTTCGGCGGCGCTTACGAGGGCTTGCCCCTGCGCTACGTCGAGCAAACCGAGCAGCTCGGCACCGGGCACGCCATCCTGCAATGCGAAAAACACGTCGATGGACCGTTTATCGCCTTGAACGGCGACGACCTCTATGCACCCGGCGACCTCCAGAGCCTTGCGAACGCCGCCAATGCCGCACTGGCGAAACGCGTGGCCGATCCGCGGGGCTACGGCGTGCTGGAAGTCGATGCGAGCGGCCGCCTGCGGCGGCTCGTCGAAAAACCGCCCGACCCCGCCTCCGACCTGGTCAACGCGGGAGCCTATGTCCTGACTCCGGAGGTTTTCGATCTGCTGCGCGGCGTCCGGCCGTCCGAACGCGGTGAAATCGAGGTCACTTCCGCTATCCAGACCATGGCCGGGCGCGGCGCCTTCCACATTGTCGAAATGAAAGGGTATTGGCTGCCCATTGGCTATCCCTGGCATCTCCTCGAAGCCAACGAGTACCTGCTGCACGAGATGACTCCCCAGCTCGAGGGCGAGGTCAGTCCCCGCGCCGAACTGAACGGGCCCGTCCACGTCGGCAAGGGCAGCGTCATCCGCGGCGGCGTTGTGATAGACGGCCCCGCATACGTCGGCGAAAACTGCAGTGTGGGCCCTAACTCGTGGCTGCGCGCCGGCGCGACGTTGTGCAACGGCTGCCGGGTCGGGCAGGCCTGCGAGGTCAAGAACTCGATCCTTTTCGACGGAAGCGCCGTGCCGCATCTCAGTTACGTGGGCGACACGATTATCGGAGAACGCTCGAACTTCGGCGCGGGCACCATCACCGCCAACGTCCGCCACGACGGCGACACGGTGAAATCCCTGGTCAAGGGCGAACTCATCGACACCGGCCGTCACAAGCTCGGGGCTATTGTCGGCGACGGCGTGCATACCGGCATTAACACGTGCCTGTATCCCGGCCGCAAACTGTGGCCCGGAACCAGCACCCGGCCCGGCGAGGCCGTCTCGTGCGATATCCAGTCTCCGGAGTAA
- a CDS encoding amidohydrolase family protein, protein MIDFNAKLGHFPYRPVEGIEALLRAMDRYGVERAVVSSLNAVFYLNPHEGNIELASAIATHCDRFIHAAVLRPDFTGWHDDLRRCAGDCGARCVVLYPQYHRYDLLSEATGELVELARELGVLVCVQCWLEDPRRQFNREIIQPVAPAVMKAFVEAHPRTDIIAFGLRFGEPEMLGEPLPRNFYFDISNYENMRDLELAMERFPKERLLFGTNFPLYNYVANVEKLARGNIDAGQREAIASGNAKRLLGIH, encoded by the coding sequence ATGATAGATTTCAACGCAAAACTCGGTCATTTCCCCTACAGGCCGGTCGAGGGAATCGAGGCGCTCCTCCGGGCAATGGACCGCTACGGCGTCGAAAGAGCCGTGGTCTCCTCGCTCAATGCGGTGTTCTACCTCAATCCCCACGAGGGAAACATCGAGCTGGCATCAGCCATCGCGACCCACTGTGACCGTTTCATCCACGCGGCGGTGCTGCGGCCCGATTTCACCGGCTGGCACGACGACCTCCGGCGATGCGCCGGCGATTGCGGCGCCAGATGCGTCGTCCTGTATCCCCAGTACCACCGCTACGATCTTTTGTCCGAAGCAACGGGCGAACTCGTGGAGCTTGCCCGCGAACTTGGCGTCCTCGTATGCGTACAATGCTGGCTCGAGGATCCGCGGCGGCAGTTCAATCGCGAGATTATTCAACCGGTCGCGCCGGCCGTAATGAAGGCATTCGTGGAAGCTCATCCTCGAACCGACATCATCGCGTTCGGCCTCCGTTTCGGCGAGCCGGAGATGCTCGGCGAGCCCCTTCCCAGGAACTTCTATTTCGACATCTCGAATTACGAGAACATGCGCGACCTCGAATTGGCCATGGAACGGTTCCCCAAGGAGCGGCTGCTGTTCGGAACCAATTTCCCGCTGTACAATTATGTGGCTAATGTTGAAAAGCTCGCACGGGGCAACATTGACGCCGGGCAGCGCGAGGCCATCGCGTCCGGGAACGCAAAACGCCTGCTGGGCATTCATTAG
- a CDS encoding amidohydrolase family protein produces MPLVVDCHAHIRNPDDGEPEILLAAADRAGVDKVILCSLGREWTPFPDAASLEQANDDVALVVNRYPGRFMGLVYLSADEVALGLEHLDRYIASGPCRGVKLWISQFADDPRMDPLFDRIVQLDVPVLQHTWIKATGNLEKESTAWHCVNRVQQHPGLKMWLAHCSGRWEEVARIIAPYPGLCLDVSGGEPEAGVVECLLQTIGPERIFFGSDVPGRSFIVQMSKVLSAEIPEDWKCMILGENIMRWMRP; encoded by the coding sequence GTGCCCCTTGTGGTCGATTGCCACGCCCATATACGCAACCCAGACGACGGCGAGCCGGAAATCCTGCTGGCCGCAGCCGACCGTGCCGGCGTCGACAAGGTCATCTTGTGCTCGCTTGGACGCGAATGGACCCCCTTTCCCGACGCCGCTTCCCTCGAACAAGCCAATGACGACGTCGCGCTTGTGGTCAACCGATATCCCGGCCGCTTCATGGGGCTCGTCTACCTCAGCGCGGACGAAGTCGCGCTGGGACTCGAGCATCTGGACCGCTACATCGCCAGCGGGCCGTGCCGGGGCGTGAAACTGTGGATCTCCCAATTCGCCGACGACCCGCGCATGGACCCTCTCTTTGACCGCATCGTCCAACTCGACGTACCGGTCCTGCAGCATACGTGGATAAAGGCCACCGGAAACCTCGAGAAGGAGTCAACGGCCTGGCACTGCGTTAACCGCGTGCAACAGCACCCCGGCCTGAAAATGTGGTTGGCCCATTGCAGCGGACGCTGGGAAGAGGTTGCCCGCATCATCGCGCCGTATCCCGGTCTGTGCCTCGATGTCTCAGGCGGCGAACCCGAGGCCGGCGTGGTCGAGTGCTTGCTGCAAACCATTGGCCCAGAGCGTATCTTCTTCGGGTCGGATGTCCCCGGCAGGAGCTTTATTGTGCAGATGAGCAAGGTGTTATCGGCAGAAATCCCCGAGGACTGGAAGTGCATGATCCTTGGAGAAAACATTATGCGATGGATGCGCCCGTGA
- a CDS encoding tetratricopeptide repeat protein, which translates to MSRSLFRDIRTLAKNITKHTSFVLQRRESVLNALSGVASDAKKLRKHVGSQHAPERRKAAMKLLKQGRAAYNSKNDALAEKLFREAVAADENCALAYAYLGNALYRLGRTDEAENNWRRATMVEPSSEGAEKALHSLQRLAKKKKEYTDRLDDRLRHG; encoded by the coding sequence ATGTCGCGAAGCTTATTCAGAGATATCAGAACCCTTGCCAAGAACATCACGAAACACACGAGCTTTGTGCTGCAACGCCGCGAGTCGGTGCTCAACGCTCTGTCCGGCGTTGCCTCGGATGCCAAAAAGCTCCGCAAACACGTGGGGAGCCAGCATGCCCCGGAACGGCGCAAGGCTGCCATGAAACTCCTGAAACAAGGCAGGGCAGCGTACAACTCGAAGAACGACGCGCTCGCCGAGAAGCTTTTTCGGGAGGCGGTCGCTGCCGATGAAAACTGCGCCCTGGCGTACGCGTATCTCGGCAATGCCTTGTACCGGTTGGGGCGGACCGACGAAGCGGAAAACAACTGGCGCCGTGCAACGATGGTGGAGCCCAGTTCTGAGGGGGCCGAAAAGGCCCTGCACAGCCTGCAGCGCCTCGCGAAGAAAAAGAAAGAGTACACGGACCGCCTCGACGACAGGCTGAGACATGGCTGA
- a CDS encoding iron-containing alcohol dehydrogenase, which translates to MAEFPEFSYLMPTEIRFGAGCFNELPKWCGHLGERPFVVTGKRSARAQGLLDRLQARLPGAVFYDKVDENPTTVQCDAASAVCREHRCDMVLAIGGGSPMDVAKAVAGLALNDGPCAKFVGSDLFARGALPIIAVPTTAGTGSEVTPYSVLVDTSENQKRTIKGRALFPRVALLDPELTTSLPAAITADTGLDALSQAMEGLVSKKSTALGNILALEACRLVSQWLPRAVHEPSNLEARGNMLVAAMLSGCVIAQSGTTLVHGMGYYYTLHCGVQHGLASGLLLAPVFRHNAVCLPEMVASIAEALGYPGPPGEAGGNVMRALHALFETCGVSSAARDAGVDENKLAGFAKDCCSDPYRFKNQPGGLSEEDVLRFYRESYAGI; encoded by the coding sequence ATGGCTGAGTTTCCCGAATTTTCGTATCTGATGCCCACGGAAATCCGTTTTGGCGCTGGGTGTTTCAACGAACTCCCAAAATGGTGCGGGCATCTCGGCGAGAGACCGTTCGTCGTCACCGGCAAGCGTTCGGCGCGCGCGCAGGGCCTTCTGGACAGGCTTCAGGCACGACTTCCGGGCGCGGTGTTCTACGACAAGGTCGACGAAAACCCGACAACGGTTCAGTGCGATGCGGCGTCCGCGGTTTGCCGGGAACACCGGTGCGACATGGTGCTTGCCATCGGCGGGGGCAGCCCCATGGACGTTGCGAAGGCCGTAGCCGGGCTTGCGCTCAACGATGGCCCATGTGCGAAGTTTGTCGGTTCGGACCTTTTTGCCAGGGGCGCGTTGCCCATCATAGCGGTCCCTACGACGGCAGGAACCGGAAGTGAGGTGACGCCGTACTCGGTATTGGTCGATACCTCGGAGAATCAGAAGCGGACCATCAAGGGGCGTGCACTGTTCCCTCGGGTCGCGCTGCTGGATCCCGAACTGACCACGTCGCTGCCGGCGGCCATCACGGCGGACACCGGCCTGGACGCGTTGAGTCAGGCCATGGAGGGGCTGGTGTCCAAGAAGAGCACCGCGCTGGGGAACATCCTGGCGCTCGAGGCATGCCGCCTGGTCAGCCAATGGCTTCCCCGGGCGGTACATGAGCCGTCTAACCTCGAAGCGCGGGGCAACATGCTGGTGGCCGCCATGTTGTCGGGATGCGTGATCGCTCAGAGCGGCACGACGCTGGTTCATGGCATGGGGTATTACTACACGCTGCATTGCGGGGTACAGCACGGACTTGCCAGCGGACTGCTGTTGGCGCCCGTCTTTCGCCACAACGCGGTCTGCTTACCCGAAATGGTGGCGTCCATAGCGGAAGCCCTGGGCTATCCGGGTCCGCCCGGCGAGGCGGGCGGCAACGTGATGCGGGCGCTGCATGCCCTGTTCGAGACGTGTGGCGTTTCGAGCGCCGCACGCGACGCCGGCGTGGATGAGAATAAGCTGGCTGGATTCGCGAAGGATTGCTGCTCGGACCCCTACCGTTTCAAGAACCAGCCGGGCGGCTTGTCGGAGGAAGACGTTTTGCGCTTCTACCGTGAATCCTACGCGGGCATATAG
- a CDS encoding ABC transporter ATP-binding protein, with product MEYAIETHQLTKDFAALRAVDSLDLRVPRGCFYGFLGPNGAGKSTTIKMLTGLLAPSAGSAAVLGQDMASEGLAAKARIGVMPEDLCLFDNLTAREYLIFIGRMYHVEKPVIGKRSDELLSLLGLEDADNTLVADFSHGMKKKLSLAAALIHDPELLFLDEPFEGIDAITSRTIRSVLDHFVERESTIFLTSHILEIVEKLCTHVGIIDQGRLVSDGTLNDLAGGGSLEEAFVRAVGRVEEAPATLSWLNGTR from the coding sequence ATGGAATACGCAATCGAGACGCATCAATTGACCAAGGACTTCGCGGCCCTGCGCGCTGTCGACTCGCTTGACTTACGGGTGCCACGGGGGTGTTTTTATGGCTTCCTTGGCCCCAATGGGGCGGGCAAGTCCACCACTATCAAGATGTTGACGGGGCTGTTGGCCCCCTCCGCCGGCTCCGCCGCCGTTCTCGGCCAGGACATGGCCTCCGAAGGTCTTGCCGCGAAGGCGCGTATCGGGGTCATGCCCGAAGATCTGTGTCTGTTCGATAACCTCACCGCGCGCGAGTACCTTATTTTTATCGGGCGCATGTACCATGTCGAGAAGCCCGTTATCGGCAAGCGTTCCGACGAACTTCTGTCGCTACTGGGCCTGGAAGACGCCGATAATACGCTCGTAGCGGATTTCTCGCACGGGATGAAGAAGAAACTCTCGCTTGCGGCTGCCTTGATTCATGACCCGGAATTGCTTTTCCTCGACGAACCTTTTGAGGGCATCGACGCGATCACTTCGCGCACCATACGCAGTGTGCTCGACCACTTTGTCGAACGCGAATCCACCATTTTCCTCACATCCCACATCCTCGAGATCGTGGAAAAGCTCTGCACGCATGTGGGCATCATCGACCAGGGCCGGCTGGTATCCGACGGCACCCTGAACGACCTCGCCGGCGGTGGCTCGCTCGAGGAAGCGTTTGTCCGCGCCGTCGGCCGCGTCGAAGAGGCCCCGGCGACGCTGTCCTGGCTGAACGGGACGCGGTGA
- a CDS encoding sodium/solute symporter (Members of the Solute:Sodium Symporter (SSS), TC 2.A.21 as described in tcdb.org, catalyze solute:Na+ symport. Known solutes for members of the family include sugars, amino acids, nucleosides, inositols, vitamins, urea or anions, depending on the system.) — MRSLTRGTLFSCTLCAAAFAAGAEEAEPGLPSELAGGLGLLDWGVIAVYAVAMLGIGVYYARKIETSDDYYLGGRRMNPSMVGLSLFAAMISTISYLAEPGEVMGHGPIGYLMYLASLPIIYLIVGFLLIPHIMKLPITSAYELLERRLGMPSRLLGSGIFLLIRFIWMGLVVYTASRAVVTAMGLQPGALAPTIIIMGTITVIYSSMGGLQAVVLTDAIQSLLLIGAAIICVIIITVKMGGFSWFPTQWSDTWDTQPFFTFDPTVRVTVIGSLIATTVWWVCTAGSDQMAIQRYLATRDVKSARKAFLVNNIADVCVNVTLISLGFALLGFFRSHYPDLLNASLADEKKVDYLFPLFVVNYMKYGMAGLVIAGMLAAAMSSLSSGVNSAATVLNTDFLPLVLRKVLDEKTKVRYGKWVSAVIGVIIILLALVIENVRGNLFEVTQKTSNLLVSPLFSLFFLALFVKRANTFCAMFAGAYGFVVAIVVAFWDLTGGTPISFQWIGITSLAASIGAGVGLSYLPWERMTRNSRTAAAIAAALPLLLLAGIFVAGIVSAPALGEG; from the coding sequence ATGCGGAGTCTGACACGAGGGACGCTTTTTTCGTGTACGTTGTGCGCGGCTGCATTCGCGGCCGGCGCGGAAGAAGCCGAGCCCGGGCTGCCCTCGGAACTTGCCGGCGGGCTGGGGCTGCTCGATTGGGGCGTGATCGCCGTGTACGCGGTTGCCATGCTCGGCATCGGAGTCTATTACGCGCGGAAGATCGAGACTTCCGACGACTACTACCTTGGTGGGCGCCGCATGAATCCGTCGATGGTGGGATTATCGCTGTTTGCGGCGATGATCAGCACGATCTCGTATCTCGCGGAACCCGGCGAAGTGATGGGCCATGGCCCGATCGGGTACCTGATGTATCTGGCCTCACTCCCGATTATCTATCTGATTGTGGGCTTCCTGCTGATTCCCCACATCATGAAACTGCCCATTACCAGCGCATACGAACTGCTCGAGAGGCGCCTGGGGATGCCGTCCCGCCTCTTGGGGTCGGGCATCTTCCTGCTCATCCGCTTCATTTGGATGGGTCTTGTCGTCTATACCGCGTCGCGCGCCGTTGTTACCGCAATGGGACTGCAGCCCGGGGCGCTGGCGCCCACCATCATCATCATGGGCACCATCACGGTCATCTATTCATCCATGGGCGGATTGCAGGCGGTGGTCTTGACCGACGCGATTCAAAGCCTGCTTCTGATCGGCGCGGCCATCATCTGCGTCATCATCATCACCGTAAAGATGGGCGGGTTCTCCTGGTTCCCGACCCAGTGGTCCGATACGTGGGACACGCAGCCCTTCTTCACTTTCGATCCCACCGTGCGCGTGACCGTGATCGGAAGCCTTATCGCGACGACGGTCTGGTGGGTGTGTACAGCGGGCTCCGATCAAATGGCTATCCAGCGCTACCTCGCCACGCGCGACGTCAAATCGGCCCGCAAGGCGTTCCTGGTCAACAACATCGCCGACGTGTGCGTCAACGTCACGCTTATCTCGCTCGGCTTTGCGTTGTTGGGGTTTTTTCGTTCCCACTACCCCGATCTGCTCAACGCATCGCTGGCCGACGAGAAAAAGGTCGACTACCTTTTCCCGCTGTTTGTAGTGAATTACATGAAATATGGCATGGCGGGCCTGGTCATCGCGGGCATGCTCGCCGCCGCGATGTCATCGCTGTCTTCGGGCGTCAACTCGGCGGCTACCGTCCTGAATACCGACTTCCTCCCGTTGGTCCTCCGCAAAGTCCTCGATGAGAAAACCAAGGTCCGCTACGGGAAGTGGGTCTCGGCGGTTATCGGCGTAATCATTATCCTGTTGGCCTTGGTCATTGAAAACGTCCGGGGCAATCTGTTCGAAGTCACGCAGAAGACGAGCAACCTGCTAGTCTCGCCGCTGTTCAGTCTCTTCTTCCTCGCACTGTTCGTGAAACGCGCGAATACTTTCTGCGCGATGTTTGCCGGGGCATACGGATTCGTGGTGGCCATCGTCGTCGCCTTCTGGGACCTCACCGGCGGTACGCCCATCAGTTTTCAATGGATAGGAATCACTTCGCTGGCGGCCAGCATAGGAGCGGGCGTCGGGCTCAGCTACTTGCCCTGGGAGCGCATGACCAGGAACAGCCGCACCGCCGCGGCCATCGCGGCGGCCTTACCCTTGCTGCTTCTCGCCGGGATCTTCGTTGCCGGCATAGTCTCTGCCCCGGCCCTGGGCGAGGGATGA